One genomic region from Electrophorus electricus isolate fEleEle1 chromosome 23, fEleEle1.pri, whole genome shotgun sequence encodes:
- the ptk6a gene encoding LOW QUALITY PROTEIN: protein-tyrosine kinase 6 (The sequence of the model RefSeq protein was modified relative to this genomic sequence to represent the inferred CDS: inserted 1 base in 1 codon; deleted 2 bases in 1 codon; substituted 1 base at 1 genomic stop codon), producing MAGTEDELFEVGDSFKLLQESGEWWQVAKLNHRFLEKQKPQVKCLTTTLRGKRPLMYDIFETLNRFESENLLLASANTVGAFLLRCSEKDMCSLPKPQDLSHITMDDWELPKGEFVLEEQLGSGFVADVYRGTWKGMVNVAIQILVYXCDSMDHREFQKETQVLKRLRSAPYYIITESAPYYIITELTEKGNLLSFLRGQEGMDLQTLTYMANQVAEGMTYLDEQNSFHRDLAAQNVLMGEDNNCKVANFGLAWIIKERVYLSEDKNIPYKWSPPEAISHGRFSRKSDVWSFGLLLYEIFPYGGCPYPGCSNHEVYQLILDGYRMPVPSKCPSXHEIMLKCWMEDAEERPSFRDLTVYGECRLATGLPHTAIRFSDPTEGSSELGHNEEA from the exons ATGGCAGGCACAGAAGATGAACTTTTTGAAGTTGGAGACTCGTTTAAACTTCTCCAGGAATCGGGAGAATGGTGGCAAGTGGCTAAACTAAACCACAGGTTTCTGGAGAAACAGAAACCACAGGTGAAGTGCCTTACAACTACCCTCCGAGGGAAGAGACCGTTGATGTACGACA tttttgaaacaCTGAATCGCTTTGAGTCAGAGAATTTACTTTTGGCCTCTGCTAACACGGTCGGTGCTTTCCTGTTACGATGCAGCGAAAAGGATATGTGCTCTCTG CCCAAGCCACAAGACCTTTCTCACATCACCATGGACGATTGGGAGCTTCCCAAGGGGGAGTTCgtcctggaggagcagctggGCAGCGGATTCGTCGCTGACGTCTACCGCGGCACCTGGAAAGGC ATGGTCAACGTAGCCATCCAGATCTTGGTTTATTAGTGTG ACTCTATGGACCACAGAGAGTTCCAGAAGGAGACTCAGGTGCTGAAAAGGCTGAGA AGCGCCCCCTACTACATCATCACAGAGAGCGCCCCCTACTACATCATCACCGAGCTCACGGAGAAGGGCAACCTGCTCAGCTTCCTGCGAG GTCAGGAGGGTATGGACCTGCAGACCCTGACATACATGGCAAACCAGGTGGCTGAAGGGATGACGTATCTGGACGAGCAAAACAGCTTCCACAGAGACCTGGCAGCCCAGAACGTTCTGATGGGGGAAGACAACAATTGCAAAGTGGCTAATTTTGGTCTGGCATGGATAATCAAG gAACGAGTTTACCTGTCTGAAGATAAAAATATCCCATATAAGTGGAGTCCTCCTGAGGCCATTAGCCATGGACGATTCTCCAGAAAATCTGACGTCTGGTCTTTTGGCCTCCTCCTCTATGAAATCTTCCCTTATGGTGGATGCCCTTATCCAG GCTGCTCCAACCATGAGGTCTATCAGTTGATCTTAGATGGGTACAGAATGCCCGTCCCCTCCAAATGCCCAT TACATGAAATCATGTTGAAGTGTTGGATGGAGGATGCAGAAGAAAGACCAAGCTTCAGGGATCTCACTGTTTATGGAGAATGCCGGTTGGCTACTGGACTTCCACATACTGCGATACGTTTTTCAGATCCAACAGAGGGCAGCAGTGAGTTAGGACACAATGAAGAGGCTTGA
- the ppdpfa gene encoding pancreatic progenitor cell differentiation and proliferation factor A — MAAIPSSGSLVATHDYYRRRIGSTSSNSSCGSSEYSGEVIPHHPGLPRQDSGHWWSTFFFGKQNQTVVPNGVDAQQKTGTYTMANGQVTCIAQKMVVKKKPSESSDSGKQEHTTPPAS, encoded by the exons ATGGCAGCAATTCCATCCAGTGGCTCCCTCGTTGCAACCCATGACTACTACCGTA GGCGCATAGGATCAACATCCAGTAACAGTTCGTGTGGCAGTTCGGAGTATTCTGGGGAAGTTATTCCACACCACCCAG GTCTACCCAGGCAAGATTCAGGCCACTGGTGGTCCACTTTCTTTTTTGGAAAACAGAATCAGACAGTTGTTCCTAATGGAGTCGATGCCCAACAGAA AACTGGAACCTATACCATGGCTAATGGCCAGGTGACTTGCATTGCCCAGAAGATGGTGGTGAAGAAGAAACCAAGTGAGAGCAGTGACTCTGGGAAGCAAGAACACACTACCCCCCCTGCTTCctaa